The DNA region GAGTCACCCAGCCACCGCCGGCACCGTCCCAGCCCCCGGCACCTGCCCCATGCCAGGGCtcgccgggcgcccgccgcggGCACCGCTGCCCACCGGCTCCGGGAAAGCCCCGCGGGTGGGCAGCGAGGTGCGGGCAGCGGCTGGGAGCTCCCAGCTCCCGGGCTTTGCGTGTGGTGATTAAGACAATGAAGCAATCGTCACTGTTGCCACATCGGTGTGAATCCCCGCGGCCCGCTATAAATGCCCTGATCGATGAGGCCGCGCAGAGCCGGGGCAGGAGCGCGCCGTGCCGGGCTGGGCCGCGCTCGCAGAGAGCAGCAGACGCGGAGCCGGGCACCATGCGCTCCCTCAGCCGTGAGTacccgcagccccggcacccaccgcccccccagcacccctaaAACCCACCCTACCTGCAGCAcccgctgcaccccggcagccccggcttCGTGCGGCTGGTGGGACGCTCGCAGCGCCCGGTTGCACTCCcactttttggggggggggggggggggtgtctctgccTCGCTGCCCCGTCCccagggggctgctggctgcggAGCCCGGACCCCGGCACtgggctggggatgggggggtcccgggTGGGCGCTGAGCCGCTGTGCCCGCagggctgctggcgctgctgggcGCGCTGCTGTGGGCGCCATGGCGGGCGCTGGACGGGGCACCGCTGGCCGAGCTCTCGGGGGACCAggacttccagctcttcctgcagAAGAACCTGGAGTTCACCCGCAAGATCAAGGGGGACGTGGCCGCTCTGCAGCGCGCCGTGGTGAGTCCCGGGTGCCGCGGCCGGGGGGGACGGCgggcgcgggcgctgcggggtCGCAGATAAGGTGACCTTCCCCTCCCCGGCCTTATCGGCACCGCGAGGCCGGGAGCCAGCGGTGTCCCCTGCGTCCCAGACTCCCGCCACGCCACTCGGCCCCGGGGTCCTGGGGCACCCGTGAGGGCTGTGACCGCGCTCGGCCGCTCTGCTCCCTCGGGGACGCGTGGGGACCCCCTCCCCGGGACACTCACCCTTTGCTCGTGCCCCGTCCCCATCTCAGCGGGCGGCAGGTCCaccccatcccctccctcccATGGGCTTGGCCAAGGGGGTCCCGCAGCCCAGGTTTGGGGTGTCAGGGGGCAGTGGGGTCCTCCAGCCACCCTGACCCCGTCCCCCCCTACCGCAGTGCGACGCCTTCCAGCTGTGCAAggaggaagagctgctgctggtgcgGCAGGACCTGGGCATCGCCCAGGCGCCGCTGGAGCAGTGCCACGGCCGCAGCTTCCACGCGGTGAGTGCAGGCAGCCCATCGCTGCCACGAGCTGCCTGGTCTCAGCCCATCGCTGCCACGAGCTGCCCGGTCTCAGCCCCGCCGGCCTCGCTGCTGCTCGGGGCAGCCTGAAGCCCACCGTGGCTCGGGACGCGGTGGCCGTGCCCCGCTGACCGCGCCGTGCCCGCTCGCAGGAGGCCTGCTTCGGCCAGCTCCGCGACGGGCTCCACGCCTACCACGGCTCCCTCGCCGCGGTccgggagctgctgcccgggCACGCCGACCTGGTGGAGACCCTGCAGCTGGACGCCGCCAACCTCTCCTGCAACatccagcagcaggtgagggggCTCGGGGGCCGGGACGGGGGTCTGCATCCCGGGGGGACGGTGTGGGGACGGCGGGGCCCCAGCTCCGCGGGCAGTGCCGGGACGCTGCCGCGCTGTCTCGGGGCGCGGAGCTGACGCCTCCGCCCCTGCCCGGCTGCAGATGGAGGACCTGGGCCTGGCGACGGTGACGTACCCCGCGGAGggccgcggccccctccccgccttcTCCTCCCGCTTCCAGCACCAGGTCGGCGGCTTCTTCATCCTGGCCAACTTCCAGCGGTTCCTGGAGACGGCGTACCGGGCGCTGCGGCACCTCGCCCGCCTctgacccccggccccgcaccaCCGCACCCTATTTATTGATCTCTGGGCCGGAGCGACCTCCCCCGGGACCGCCCGGCTTTTCcgcttttttaatatttatcgCTATTTAATATTTATCCGGCCGGGGGTGCTCCCTGGCCCGTCGGTCCCCGAGCAGGGCGGCCGGCCCTGCGGTGGCATCCGCGCACGGGTAGCTGCGCGAGGCATCACCCTTGTTTAATATTTAAACACAAGCGTATCTCTGCTATGCGGGtggggagctgggctgagccccCGCAGCTGCGGCTCTGCTCCGCCgtgcccagcccagctgctgccggcgccctgcgtgcctcagtttccccatgcgGGTACCCCGGCAGCATCCCACCCGGCCAAGGGGAAACCGCCTTCggctgaagctgcttcagagcagcatctccccgcccgggctgcagcctgcagggagAGACCCGAGGGGTGTTATTTCTATTAGCTACACTTACATTAATTAATATTTATTAGCCATTAggtgagagggagggaggggggatggaggggcCGAGGGGTGCGGCGGCTGCCCAGGACGGGGCTTCTCCAGGGGAGCCCCAGCACCTTCAGGGCTGCGGCTCTGCCAGCGCCTGGCCCTGCCGAACTCGGCGTATTTATTGCAATTTAACTTATTGCGGCCagctccggggcgggggggccgctcTGCGGTGCCGCAGCGAGCGgggccccccggcaccccgggccTGGCCGCCCCGAGCCCGGCACAGCCACGAGCCAGCTCCCACCAGCCCACGCAGCCGGATTTGTGCGTTGGAAATTTCCCCGGCGGCGGCTGGCGAGCGCTGTGGTTTGCGCTGTATTTATTGCCACAGCTGGGTGAGCCCCAGAGAAACACAGGCTATTTTTTTATACAcgataaaaatggaaataaactcTATTTTTGCTCCAGAGTCCGGGCTGTCTGCCTTTCCTGCCGTCTCTGCCTGCGGGCGGGGGACACTGCGTGGCCAGGgcgcggggacacggggacacagagACGGGGCACGGGGGAACAGGCTCGTTCGGGGCCGGCCTGTGGACGCTGGCATCGGCTCGGCGGTGCCCGACCGCGGTGGAAACCACCACCCCCGGCCCTCCGGCCCCACGGCACaagctccccggggccgggcagcgcccgtGGGGCAGccgggggcggctgccgggggtgGCAGCTTCCTCCCGCGCCCCGCAGCGCCGCTTGGGCAAGAGCCGATTCCTAGAAAGCGCCGGAGCCTGCCCACGCCGGCAGCGCCGAGCCGAGCgcggcagcccgggagcggcaccggcaccggcaccatGCCGGGACCCACCGGCCACGGCGTGGGGGTcaccgccgccccggcagcgCAGAGCATCCCTGTCCCGCGCGGGGACCACCGGGAGGGCGAGCACCGGTGTGATGAGCGCTCAGGGCTCTGCGGGCGCTGCGGTcgggggcagtggggggggggtcggggcagGGGGGGCCCAGCCACCCCGCTTTCGCTGCTGCCCCAAGGGGAGCGGGCCCTGGAGCTGCCCGGGGAGGCACCTGGAGCCCTCCCGGAGCCGCCACGGTGGCACAGGGCTTCCAGCGGCGAGGAAGGCAGCGTGGACGGACAAACGGACGCAACTGAGTGAAACCGGCAGAGCCAGGAGACCCGGGCGTCTCCCCCCGCCCCGACAAGCCCCCACGGCCATCCCTGGCTGGCCCATggcctccccccgctcccccctggCCTTTGGCCACCCCGGGTGGTCCCTGCGCTCCCAggctggcccccagccccactgcccccccccagccccacgctcgtgtccgtggccagcagcagccccacactgTGACGGagccgcacgccggtgggggccggggggtccctgctccggcgttccccctctttcccagcccggggaaggggcaggggcgAGGCTggagccccgctgctgcccaccGCCCCATCCCGGCCCACCGCCGCCATGGCTCCCGGCCTTGTTTGGCCGCAGACCCTGCCCGCCGCGGCTGCCGGGAGAGCGAGCGGCGAGAGCCATCGCTCCTTCCTCTCCCGGCTCATCAGCGCTTACAGGAAACCCCTTCTCGCGCTCCAGCCCTTTCCCGGAAGGCGAAGCGCCGGGCCCCAGCGCCGAGCacggggctgccaccggcaaaTATTGACAGAGGTGCAGGGCCAAGAGCGCCGGGTCCTGCTCTTTGCTCCGAGCTAACGGTAAAGAGCCGCCCCGGGGCGAgcgggcgctgccgccggccAGGGCAGAGGCGCGGGGCAGGCCGGTGCCAGCTCACGCAGGGCTTGCGCCCGAGCCAGGtccagcggggagcagccccggcaccgagccccgcggcacggcaGCCGTCACCCCGGTGCGTGCCACGCCGGCTCGGGGCCGGACCCACGGGAGCAGTGGACGGGCAGGGAGCATGGTGCCCACGCAGCCGCCCCAAGCACGGCCAGGCCCCTCCGCCGACCCCCTCGGGGTCTCGCCCTCCCGCAGAGCCTGGGAGCAGCCGAGAGCTGAGCTCACGccggggagcaggcagcagccccagggctcccGGCGCTGCCTCTCCCCTGGCATCACCAAACCACGCGCTTCTGCCCCCCAAAACAGGGGCTGCGAACCCCGCTAATGCCGCGGGGGGTGGgaggcccagcccagccccgggggtgcGGCAGGGACCCGCTGCGAGCCGAGGCACCCCAAGGTGCAGGCCGGTGCCCGGCTACCCCAGGCACCGCTTCCCCCTTTCTCGTGAGTCAAGCAGAAAACACAAACGAAAGGAGCGGAGGCGAAGCCGCCCCGGCCCTGCCACCCCCTCGGGGCCGGGGTTTCGTGACAGCGACGGGCGGATTCGGCGCCGAAGCAGCTGACCGGGCGCTGGGACAGCCCCGCCAAGGAGCCTGCCCCAGCACGAGGCCGGCGCGGCGCTCCCGGCCGGGGACGCGGGCTGAACTCACGCTCACACGGAGGAATTTCCAACCAGAACTGGCTGGCAGGAGAGCATCTCCGCTCCGCCCGGCCGCAGGGCTGCAGCCGGCCGGCCGCAGGCACCCGCTCCCCGCGCAGCCCACCGCCCGCCGCACCTCTCCGGGGTCCGCGGCACAGCGAGCGTGGTTCCCCTCCCGGGCCCGGCGCAGGTCTTGGCCACATCGAGCTCGCCCCGAAATGGGGGGGTTTGGGGAGCCCCACGGCGCTGGGCTGCAGTCAGGAACGCAAAGAGAAACGAAGCAAAGCCCGGTTCTACAAAAAGGACTTAATTACGGAAGAAAATCAGGGGGTTTGGCTCAGTCTCTGCCAGCCCAGGGCGAGGGGCTGCGTGGGGGAGCCCAACCGCAGAGGAAGCAGCGCCCGGACAGGGCCAGGCTGAGCCCGCGGTGACGGAGAGGCTGTCCCAGGCGTCCCAGCACCCAGGCTCTCCCCGACCTCCccggcagcagggagctgccctGCTCACAGCGCTGCGATGGCCTTGGCAGCGACGCGGCGGCCCAGAGGCAGGCTGAGGTCCGTGATGGCCAGGACAATCCTGGGACTGGACATGGTGGAGACTTTCACCAGCTCCGAAACCTGTCCGGAGAGAGGAGAACCGCAGCTGAGTCACGGGAGCCGCGAGAGCCGGGCAGCGGGACGCGCCTGGCCATGCCCGTCCCGTGGGACCAGCGCCCCAGAGACCctgggagcggggagcaggaTCTCCCGGCCACGGGACTCACCATGGTGAAGGGCATGaactggaggatgctgccgcggctgccctgctccaggcagtCCACGCACTCCTCCATGAACCACTGCACAAACTGGGTGTGTGTGCCGGCCGTCTTGGCCCCCAGGATGGACGAGATGAGCAGGAAGAGGTTTGCTGTGGAGACGGGGAAGTGTCAGAAGCCCGGCCGGTTCAGGGAGGCTGCGGGTGGACAGGTCCCCACCGACGTCTCGGCACGGTGGGTCCGACCCCACGCCAGGCCTCCCGGCCGGGCACCCTGCAGACCCCCGCCGTTACCTAGCACCCTGTTCAGCGGGTCCCTCATGCTGACGGTGTGGAGCTGGGAGGCCGAGAGCGAGCTGCTCATCGAGTGATCTGTCGGGGAGGAGAACGCCTGTCAGGCTGGGGGGAGGCTGGAATGGCCTCTTGGCCCTCTCGGCCGTGCCAACGTGCCCACCCTGGCCAGCTCTGGCCATTCAAGCTTGCCCAGCCCTTGGGCTCCAGGAGGGGCTCTGCCATGAGCTGCCCCTTGGGGTGGGAGGGGTTTGGACCATGGTCCTTGGCCCCCTCCATACCCAAACGAGCGCAGCCTTCTCTGCTCGGGCACACCAGGACACGCCgcaggcagccaggctctgcctcGGTCACCGTCCCTCGCTGCCGGGGCGCAGGCAGCGCTGGCACGTGCCCCAGGCGTGACGGAGCTCAGCAGCCCGGGAGGGCTCCAGGCGCTGCCACTGCCGCTCCCGGCGTGTGACACTTCGCTCTTGCACAAGCCAGATTTATTCCGAGTCTGACCGAGCTCAATGGCATCTCCAAGGGGTAAGCGTGAGAGAGCCCGCGAGCGTgcctccctgctgctccccgctGGCTCCGAACTCCAGCCGTGACTCGTCCCTGACGCCGCGCGCGGGCACGAGCAGCGTAGCGCAATGTCACGAtcgggagagcagcagagcagcgctGCGCCAAGGCGGAGCGACACGCACGCTACGCGTCCTGCGCCCGCTGCCTGCAGGCCAGCCGGCGGGGTGGAGCCGGCCAGATGTTCAACAGCTGCACAGCAGCACTCGGATCTCACTCTCAGGGTGGAATTCAGCTACCAGAGCTGAGGCACGTCCAACGGACTAACAGCAAATATGGGGACAGACCAAGGGGATTTCTCGGACCCAAACTGTGAAGCACTGCTGGGGGCTCCTGAGGGAGAGGAACTGGGCCACCTCCGTCCAACGGGACGGGAATGTCCTCTTGTGCAGACCCCACAGCGCACAGCTGCTCCCAAAATCAGCAGGGCCCACCTTGGGCTGCTCTGAGGATGCTCAACACAAAAAGAAAGCCCTCCCACACTTTTCTCATGGAATCACGAGTTACGTGGCTGCTGCAGGAAGCAGCATTTCCACATCACTGCAGCAAACAGCCCAAAAAAGTCCTGAATGTCACTGGAAAGAGGTGGAACTGccttaaaagttaaaaaaagatagTGATATAAAGGGAAAACCCCATATTTCAACAGTAATGAAACCAACAGAAACCGCAGATAGATGGATGTGTTGACAACTAATACACAAAGAGCAACTTCGGACAAGAGCATCAGGAGAACAATGACCAAGGAACGCCCTGACTCACGGCTCAGGAGTCCAGACAACGCGTGTGGGAGCCGTGACAGCACCCGGCCGCGGCAGCAGGGCACGGACACCCCCCGGCACGTCCCGCCGGAGCTGTCGCAACCCGCAGCACCGCGCCGCGGGGACACAGAGACGTGGCCGGGGGGACTCGTCAGCGCCGCTCGCTGCCTTGTTAACGGCAGTGGAATGTCAGGATGTAGCCACAGACATCAGGAACGTCACCTCCAGCCACTCCTGCTGCAGGACATCAGCTCCCCGGTCCCACACGGACTGCCTGGGGGTGACAGGGCTCCAGCGAAACCTCCCCGAGCCCCTTGCGCGTGACGCACTGCCTCGGGTGGCAACGTCACGGAGGGAAGGCGCAATCTCATCCCCTTTCCTAAGTTGTTCTGATCAGCGAAATAGCGAGCTTGGCCTTTTCTAAGCGCAAAAGCTCCAGGGTAACTCAGCAAAACACACTCGAGCGCTCTGAATCTCCGCCTGGCCAGCTTGGGGAGAGAAGCAGCTTTGTGCCAATTCACATTTCAGACCCCGGGACGAGCGGCGAGGCAGCACGGTGCCGTCCCCGGAGCCGCCCTCCCTGCCCGCACTTACTGGGGCTGGAGAGGTTGTTGGCGTCCTCCTCGTTGGAGCTCAGCAGGCGCATGAGCTTGGAGGGCTGCGTGTCGTCCAGCGGGAACAGGCTGATGTAAtcctggggggcagagggggttcAGCCCCACCAGCTCCTCTCCGAGGGGGGATCCCGACCCCCACCCAGGGCTGATGACCCACCCCGCGCTCTGCACAGCCCCATGGCCCAGGGCTATGATCTCTGTTCACCCAGAGCACGGCCTGTGCCAACCACATACGGACCATCTCATTACAACCCCCCTCCccagaaaagagaagggaaaaacccGTATTTTCAGGTCAAAGGACCTCAGACAGCCCAGAGAACCTGGGTAGGGAGCCTGGTCCCAGCTACCCACTCCTCCTGCCACCATCACCCCCCACAGACACTGCCCGCTCTCGTGCGCAGAGAGCCTCCAACCAAACCCCGCTCCGCGCCGGACGCACCTCAATGTCCTCTCGGTGCCTCTTCTTCTGCCTGGCGGACGCCTGGCCCTTGTTGTGGGAGGAGTAGGAGCTCAGGGCACACCAGACGGAGagcctgcggacagagcggggaCACTGCGAGGTGCTGCCAGCCCACGCGGATGACGCTGCGGGAGCAAGGGAAGATGGCAGAGCCTACAGCGTGCACCAGGATGGGACACAGCAGGTCCCTCCTCGATGAGAGGCAGCAGGGAACAGGGCCCAGACACCAGCATATTGCTCCTGTCAGCACTGTGCCGGGGCCAGAGCGGGACCCGGGCggctgggacccccacccagcaCAGAGCATCTCCCCATCTCCACAGACAGGCCCCGCTGCCCCCAAGGAGACGGTGCCCGTGGGTCTGGGGTCTTACTTGGCCAGGGCCTTTCCCGGCGGGTCCATGAGAGTGTGCCACTTGGAGGAGTCCGTCAGCAGGTTGGGCAGGATGTGGCCCAGCAGGGTCAGCGTCAGCTGCTGCATGTCCAGGCAGAAGATGGCATAGAGCAGCTCCACGGCCCGCAGCGTGTGCTCCTTCCGCGtctccttcagcagctcctgTGAGGCAcgggcagggctgagggaggcacggGCACAGCTGggcctgctctgctcccctccagcgCCCAGGACTGTcacagcagccagcccaggcacagccagcactcctgggcactgggagcacggGC from Opisthocomus hoazin isolate bOpiHoa1 chromosome 26, bOpiHoa1.hap1, whole genome shotgun sequence includes:
- the CSF3 gene encoding granulocyte colony-stimulating factor, whose protein sequence is MRSLSRLLALLGALLWAPWRALDGAPLAELSGDQDFQLFLQKNLEFTRKIKGDVAALQRAVCDAFQLCKEEELLLVRQDLGIAQAPLEQCHGRSFHAEACFGQLRDGLHAYHGSLAAVRELLPGHADLVETLQLDAANLSCNIQQQMEDLGLATVTYPAEGRGPLPAFSSRFQHQVGGFFILANFQRFLETAYRALRHLARL